From the Phycisphaerales bacterium AB-hyl4 genome, the window CAATAAACCACCCCCAACCCAATACAGCCCACGGATATAGCGCAGCGAATCCGTGGGTCATCCCCCCAAAAACTCATGCACCTACTCATCACCGGCGCAACCGGCTTCCTCGGCCAACACGTTGTCCAAACCGCGCTCGCCCGCGGCCACCACGTCCGCGCGCTCATCCGACCCGCCGCTTCCTTCCACCACCCATCCAACACGAACCTCACCCTCGCCCGCCACGATCTCCGCAACCCGCAAGGCCTCGTCGACCATCTCGAAAACATCGACGCCGTGCTCCACCTCGCCGCCGCCAAAGTCGGCAGCTACTACACGCAAATGGCCTCCACCGTCGTCGCCACCGAAAACCTGCTCGCCGCCATGCACGCTGCCGACGTCGATCGACTCGTGCTCATCAGCAGCTTCACCGTCTACGACTACCTCGCCATCCCCAGCCGCAGCGGCAGGGGGGTGCTCGATGAAAACAGCCCACTCGAAAGCGAACCCGCCCGCCGCGACGACTACTGCCGCACCAAGCTCTGGCAGGAACGCCTCGTCCGCGAAGCCGTCGACACCCACAACCTTCGCGCCACCATCCTCCGCCCCGGCGTCGTCTACGCCGAGCCCGAACACCTGTGGACCGACCGCCTCGGCGTCCGCGTCGGCCGTACCTGGTTCGCCATCGGCTCCCGCGCACGCCTCCCGCTCACCCACGCCGACCACTGCGCCCACGCCATCGTCCGCGCCGCCGAGCGTGACGCCGCCGTCGGTCAGACCATCAACCTCGTCGACGACAACCCGCCCACCCAGCGCCGCTACCGCCGCGCCCTTCGCCCCCGCATGCAGCCGCGCATCATCCCCATCAACTGGACGCTCATGCGCGCTTTCGCCTGGTCGCTCGACATGCTCGACCGCCGCCTGTTCCAAGGCGAACTCCGCCTGCCCGCCATCGTCCGCCGCCGCGCGCTCCACGCCCGCTGTCGACCGTTGCAATACCCCAACCGCCGCGCCCGCGATCTGCTCGACTGGCACGCCCCCGCCCGCTGGCAAACCGCCACCGCCCCAACCCTCACCCAACAACCCCCCGAAGCCCACGATGTCCCACCGTGGGCCTCCCCCCTCACCCCCAAAACCGAAACCACCAACGACTAACCCCAACATCACCATGCCACTCGCATACCTCACAGGCGAATACCCCCGTGCCACCGACACCTTCGTCCAGCGCGAAATCGCCCACCTGCGCGCCCTTGGCCGAACCGTCCACACCTTCGCCGCACGTCGGCCCGACCCCCACGAAATCGTCGGCCCCGAGCAGCAGGCCGAGCGCGACAACACCACCTACCTCGTCCCGCCACAACCGATCCACCTCATCACCTCCCACTTCACCATGCTCGCCCGCGCCCCGCGCCGCTACCTCGCCACCCTCCGCCTCGCCTGGCGCACCGCACCGCCCGGCCTGCGCGACACCGTCTATCAACTGCTCTACTTCGCCGAAGCCGCCACCCTCGCCCGTCATCTCCAGCAACGAAAGATTCAGCATCTCCACAATCACTTCGCCAACTCAAGTTGCACCGTGGCCATGCTCGCCGCCGCCCTCGCCGACATTCCCTTCAGCTTCACCATGCACGGCCCGGCGATCTTCTTCGAACCGCGCCGCTGGCGCATCGACGAAAAAATCCGGCGCGCTCGCTTCGTCGCCTGCATCAGCCACTTCTGCCGAAGCCAGGCCATGATCTTCGCCCCCCCCGACACCTGGCCCCGACTGCACATCGTGCACTGCGGCGTCGACCCGCAACAGTTCACACCTGTTCGCCACACCGCCCCCGGCCGCCGTCTGCTCTTCGTCGGCCGACTCGCCGCCGTCAAAGGCATCCCCGTGCTCTTCCACGCCATGCAAGCCATCGTCCGCCGCTGCCCCGACGCACAACTCACCCTCGCAGGCGACGGCCGCGAACGCCCCCAACTCGAACAACACGCCCGCGACCTCGGCCTCACCGCCCACGTGCGCTTCGTCGGCTACCAGTCGCAAGCCAACGTCCGCGACCTCTTGCATCACACCGACGTCTTCGTCCTCCCCAGCTTCGCCGAGGGCGTCCCAGTCGTGCTCATGGAAGCCATGGCCACCGCAGTCCCCGTCGTCGCCACACGCATCGCCGGCGTCGCCGAGCTTGTCGTCGACAACACCGTCGGCTACCTCGTCAACCCCGGCTGCCCCGACACCCTCGCCGACCGCGTCGTCGATCTGCTCACCGATCCCGACAAACGTCAACGCATGGGCGACGCCGGCCGTGCAATCGTCCAGCGCGATTTCAACATCGGCACCGAAGCCACCCGCCTCCACCATCTGTTCAACAACGCCACAGCCGACGTCACCACAACTAAATCGAAGCCCACGGTGTCCCACCGTGGGCCCGCCCCCGCACCACAATGACCCCATCGACTCATCACTACTGCCTCATCACCCCATGCCGCGACGAGTCGGCCTACGCCCGCCGTACGCTCGAAAGCGTCACCCGGCAATCCATCCCCCCAGCCCTCTGGGTCATCGTCGACGACGGTTCCACCGACGCCACCCCCGACATCCTCGCCGACTATGCCAGCCGCTTCGACTACATCCGCATCCTCCGACGCGACGGCTCCACTCAGCGCCGCGTCGGCCCCGGCGTCGTCGACGCCTTCTACGCAGGCCTCGACACCATCAACCTCGACCGCTTCCCCTTCCTCTGCAAGCTCGACCTCGACCTCGACCTCCCGCCACGCTACTTCGAAATCCTCATCGATCGCATGTACGCCAACCCGCGCCTCGGCACGTGCAGCGGCAAGCCCTACTTCCCCGCGCCCACCAACCGCGACAAGTCCTTCGCAGGTCCGCTCATCAGCGAAGCCTGCGGCGACGAAATGTCCGTCGGCATGACCAAGTTCTACCGCACAACCTGCTTCAAGCAGATCAACGGCTTCGTCCGCAGCGTCATGTGGGACGGCATCGACTGTCACCGCTGCCGCATGCTCGGCTGGATCGCTCGCTCGTGGGACGAACCCGACCTCCGCTTCATCCACCTCCGCCCCATGGGCGCCAGCCACCGCGGCATCCTCACCGGTCGAGCACGCCACGGCCAAGGCCAATACTTCATGGGCACCGACCCGCTCTACATGCTCGCCTCCGCCACCTATCGCATGACCCGCCGTCCCTACATCCTCGGCGGCGCAGCCATGCTCGTCGGCTACACCCACGCCATGCTCACCCGCCACCCGCGATACGACGACCCAACCTTCCGTCGCTTCCTCCGCAACTACCAACGCCAATGCCTCATCAAAGGCAAACAAACCGCCACCCAAACCCTCACCCCGCCACCCCAATAAAGCCCACGGATGTAGCGCAGCGAATCCGTGGGTCCGCCCAACCAAAAACCCCAAACCAAAAACAGAAACCCCAAACCCCAACCCCCGCTTCCCCAAGGAGGCCCACCATGATCCGACCCCACACCGACCTGCACCGTTTCGACGATCGCAGCGATCATCGCTTCCACACCGCCGTGCACGACGGTACGTCGACTCCCCCCGACCCCGCCCACCACGGCCAACCCGTCGTCGTTTCCATCGTCATCCCGCTGCTCGACGAAGCGCCCAACGTCGAGCCGCTCTACCTCGAACTCAAAGCCATGATGGACGCTCAATCCATCGGCTATGAAGTCATCTTCGTCGACGACGGCAGCCGTGACGCCACCGCCACCCGCCTCCGCGATATCGCCGGCGGCGACCCGCGCATCACCATCCTCGAACTCACCAAACGCTTCGGGCAAAGCTCCGCCATGGCCGCCGGCTTCGCACGCGCTCGCGGCAGCGTCATCGTCCCCATGGACGGCGACTGCCAGAACGACCCCGCTGACATCCCGCGCCTCGTCGCCAAGCTCGACGAACGCCCCGGCTGGGACATCGTCTCCGGATGGCGAAAAACACGGCAAGACAAACTCCTCAGCCGTCGCCTGCCCTCCATCATCGCGAACCGGCTCATCCGAAAACTCACCTGGACGCCAGAGGTTCACGACTTCGGCTGCTCACTCAAAGCCTATCGACGCGACGTCCTGGAAGACGTTCGACTCTACGGCGAAATGCACCGCTTCCTCCCCGCCATCTGCCGGTGGCGCGGCGCACGCATCGCAGAGCTCGTCGTCAACCACCGCCCACGAACCGCGGGCACAAGCAAGTACGGCCTCAAACGCACTGTCAAAGTCCTGCTCGACCTGCTCACCATCAAATTCCTCGGCGACTACCTCACCAAACCCATCTACTTCTTCGGCAAGGTCGCCGTCGTCTGCATGCTCATCACCATCCTCGCCACCTCACTCGCCGTCATGCAGAAGTTCGGCCACCTCACCGAACACGGCGAACCCGTCATGCTCAACAGCAACGTCTTCCTCCTCTTCGCCATGGTCATGACACTCATGGCCGTCCTCTTCGTCATGATGGGCGTCCTCTCCGAACTGCTTGTCCGCATCTACCACGAATCGCACGGCCTCACCCCCTTCAAAGTCCGCCGCATCACCCATGGCGCCCCCCCAACCACCACACCCCCATCCGATCCATAACCCCCCTCCGAAACTGGCCCCATAAAGCCCACGGATATAGCGCAGCGAATCCGTGGGTTCCCAACCCAGCCCTCACACTCACGACCTCATGCCTTCCCCCATCGCCCACGTCGGCCTCGCCTTCTTCGCGCGCCCCTTCCTCGCGCGACACCCCGCCGCCCACGCGCTCTCGCGCCCGCGACGATGGGCCTTCTACGCGCTCATCAGCTTCGCCCTCATCGCTCCCGACCTCGACTTCGCCCTCGCCTTCATCTTCACCCACCCGCTGCACGACCACGGCACGTACATGCACAGCCTCTTCGCCGCCATCCTCTTCGCACCGCTGTTCGCCTTCATCGCATACCCGCTGCTTCAACGCTCCATCCCCCGCCTCACCCTCGCCCTCGTCGGCTTCGCGGCTTACAGCTCACACCTGCTCCTCGACCTGTTCACCCCCGGCCGAGGCATCATGCTCGCCTGGCCCGTCACCACCGAACGTTTCGCCAGCCCCGTCCCTCTTTTCTTCGGCGCCCACCACTCTCAACTCTGGGCCTTCCACCTTCACCTGATCACGTTGCTCACCGAGTTGATCTTCGTCGCCCTGGTCGGCCTCACCGCCCACTACCTCTCCCCACGCCCTCATCAGCCTCCCAAACAACGACCCACATCGCAGCGCAATAGCGAATTCCCCTCCCTGCCCTCAACCAGAAACCAGAAACCAAAAACCAGAAACCCATAGCCCCCATGCCCCAGGCCCACCAACAACCTCATCCCACATCAACATCAACCACCAGCGCCCCACTTGCGCTCATCGACGCCCACGTTCACCTGCACCCGCGTTTCGACCTGCCCGTCATGTTCGACCATGCCGCCGTCAACATCGCCCGCGCCGCCGCCCGCCTGCACCTGCCGCCACAACCGCTTGGCATCCTCATGCTCACCGAATCGCTCAACGTCGACCGCTTCGCCGAGCTGTCGCGACGCCTCGGCCAACGCCTCGGCCGATGGCATGTCCACCCCCGCGACGAAAACGAATCGCTCCAACTCGTCCGCGACACCGGCCAGCAACTCACCCTCATCGCCGGCCGACAGATCGTCACCCGCGAACGACTCGAAGTCCTTGCGCTGGGCACACGCCGACGCTTCGACGACCACCAGCCCATCGAAGACATCATCCACCAACTCAAACGCACCACCGCTCTCACCGTCATCCCCTGGGGCTTCGGCAAGTGGACCGGCAAACGCGGCCAAACCCTTCGCCAACTTCTCCAGTCGCCGCTCGCCGATGGTCTGTTCCTCGGCGACAACGCCGGCCGACCGCAGCACACCCCCACGCCAAGCCTCTTCCACCTTGCCCGCCAGCACGCCGTCCGCCTCCTCCCCGGCACCGATCCGCTGCCCCTGCCGCGCCAGCAGCACCGCGCCGGCCGCTTCGGCTTCATCCTTCCCATTCCGCCCGACAACACACGTCCTTTCCACACACTCCACCACCTCCTTCACCATCACCTCGCCCAACCACGCATCTTCGGCCGACGCGACGGCTACCTCGCCTTCATCGCCGCCCAACTCGCCCTCCGCCTCCCCAACTTCAAACCCGCAACCTGAAAACCCGCCACCCGAGACCTCGCCATGAAAGCCCTCGTCATCGCACCCCAACCCTTTTTCACGCCACGTGGGACACCGTTCAGCGTCTACTACCGCACCATGGTCATGGCCGAGCAGGGCGTCCACATCGACCTGCTCACCTACGGCCAAGGCCAGGACGTCAACCTCCCCAACCTCCGCATTTACCGCATCCCACGCTTCAACTTCCTCGGCCAACCGCCCATCGGCCCCTCCATGCTCAAAGCCTTCTACGACTTATTCATGATCCTGCGCACCATCACATTGATGATTACTCGACGGTACGACTTCGTCCACGCACACGAAGAAGCCGTCTTCTGGTGCCGATACCTCAAGCCCCTCTTACGCTTCAAGCTCGTCTACGACATGCACTCCAGCCTCCCCCAGCAGCTGACCAACTTCAGCTTCACCCGCTCGCGCCTGCTCATCGCCATCTTCAAACACCTCGAAGACACTGCCCTCCGCCACAGCGACGCCGTCATTACCATCTGCCCCGACCTCGCCACCTATGCCCTCGCTCAGGGCGTTCCCCCCGATGCCCATTTCCTCATCGAAAACTCCATCTTCGACCCCATCCAAACCACTACAAAGCCCACGGATGTAGCGCAGCGAATCCGTGGGACCGACGCGCAAAATGCAACCCCCCCCGCCCCGCGCATCGTCTACGCCGGCACATTCGAAACCTATCAAGGCCTCGACATTCTCCTCGACGCTTTCGCCCGCGTCCGCAACGACCGCCCCGACGCCCAGCTGCTCATCGTCGGCGGCACGCCCCAGCAAGTCGCAGCCTACCGTCAGCACGCCGACACGCTCGGCCTAAACGGCGCCTGCCAATTCACCGGCCAGGTCCCCAAGCACACGGCCCGCGAACTCCTCGATACTGCCGACATCATGGTCTCCCCCCGACGCGAGGGCACGAACACGCCGCTGAAAATCTACGAACAACTCGCCAGCGGCAAGCCCCTCGTCGCCACCAACATCTGGTCCCACACCCAAGTGCTCAACGACGACGTCTGCTTCCTCGTCGATCCCGACGCCACCGCCATGGCGCAAGGCCTGCTCACCGCCCTCAACGACCCCGTCCAATCCCAGCAGCGAGCCCGCGCCGCCCGCCACCTCTACGAAACCGCCTACGCCCGCAGCGCCTACGACCGAAAAATCCAAAACCTCCTCACCCACCTCACCAACAAACAAAGCGATTGAGCCAATAAAGCCCACAGATATAGCGCAGCGAATCCGTGGGTCCCACCCAACACTCAACCACAAACCACAAACCACAAACCAGAAACCACAAACCAGAAACCCCAAGGCCCCCCCATGTGCGGTATCGCAGGCATCGCCCCCTTCACCGCCGACGTGCATCCTGACATGGCCCAACTCCACGCCATGTGTCACGCCATGCACCACCGCGGCCCCGACGACCTCGGCGTCGAAATCCGTGACCGCGTCGCGCTCGGCATGCGCCGACTCAGCATCATCGACCTCGCCACCGGCCAGCAACCCATCACCAACGAAACCAACTCCGTCCGCGTCATCTTCAACGGCGAGATCTACAACTACCCCCAACTCCGCCAAGCCCTCCAATCACAAGGCCACCACTTTAAAACCAACTCCGACACCGAAGTCCTCGTCCATCTTTACGAACAGCACGGCCACAACCTCCCCGAACACCTCAACGGTATGTTCGCCTTCGCCCTCCACGACCACGACCGCCAACGACTTCTCCTCGTCCGCGACCATCTCGGCATCAAACCCCTCTACTACAGCCTCGACCGACACCGCCTCGTCTTCGGCTCGGAAGTCAAAGTCCTGCTCGCCTCCAACCTCATCAAACGTGAACTCGACCTCGACGCCCTCGGCCAACTGCTCGCATGGGAATACATCCCCGCCCCGCAAACCCTCCTCACCACCGTCCGCAAACTCGAGCCCGGCTGTCTGCTCGATGTCGACCTCAACACCGGCCACGCCAAACAGCATCGCTACTGGGACGTCCCCATCCAGCCCGCCGACCGTGCAACACTCTCCAGTCACCACTGGGCCGACGCCGTCGACTGCCACATCGCCCAGGCCGTCCAGCGACAACTCATCAGCGACGTGCCTCTCGGCGCGTTCCTCTCCGGCGGCGTCGACAGCTCACTCGTCGCCGCACACATGGGCGCCCACGCCCAGACCTTCAGCATCGGCTTCAACGACCCGACCTACAACGAACTGGACTGGGCCAAGCGCGTCGCCGACCACCTCAACCTCGATCACGACTACGAAACCATCGCCCCCAACGTCGTCGATCTCTTCGACCGACTTATGCCCAGCATGGACGACCCCATCGGCGACTTCTCCATCTTCCCCACCTACCTCGTCTCACAACACGCCCGCAAGCACGTCACCGTCGCACTCACCGGCGACGGCGGCGACGAACTGTTCGGCGGGTACGAAACCTACCTCGCCCAGGCCAAAGCCAAGCAGTGGCAACGCATCCCCGTCATGCTCCGTAAATCCATCCTCGAACCCACCATCCGCGCCGTACCGCCCAGCCCGCAAAAAAAAGGCCTGCGCAACAAAGCCAAACGATTCGTCGAAGGATTCGAACACGATGACACCCTCGGCCACGCACGCTGGCGACTCTTTGCCGGCTCCGCCACACGACGCAAACTCTTCCAGCCCGATGCCCTTGCCCAACTCACCACGCCGCCCGGCGAACACATCGAACGTCTCATGCAACAGGCCGACGGTGCCGACGAACTCGACAAAGCCCTCTACGTCGACATCAAAAGCTACCTCGCAGACAACTGCCTGGTGAAGATGGACCGCATGTCCATGACCGCCTCCCTCGAAGCCCGCGTGCCGCTACTCGACAAGGACCTTGTCGAGCTCGCCTTTGCCATGCCCTCAAACCTGAAAGTGGCAGGGGGGCAGACCAAGGCCCTGCTCAAGTCCGTCGCCGCCCGCCACGTTCCGCCGCGCTGCGTCTATCGCCCCAAGGAAGGCTTCAGCATTCCCATCAAGCATTGGCTCAAACGCGAGTTTCGTCCGCTCATGGAAGACATGCTCGCCCCCGACCGCATCCGCGAGCAGGGCATCTTTGACGCAAGCACCATCGAACGCCTCAAGCACGAGCATCTCACCGACCGGGCCAACCACAGCCACCTGCTCTGGACCCTCATCGTCTTCCACGACTGGCGTCAACGCTGGCAAGTCTAATTCCAGCCTGACCCCATACAACGTCTCCCCCAAAAAGGCAGTACAGCTTCAACTGTACTGCTCAATCATCATCATGATCACCCATCCAACCGCAAACATCACGAAAATAGCCAGCACCCCATTCGACCTTGCCATCGTCGGCGGCGGCGTCTACGGCATCGCTGTCGCACTCGAAGCCGCACGCCGCGGCCTCCGCCCCATCCTCCTCGAACGCCACGACTTCGCCGGCGCGACAAGCTGGAACTCCCTACGCATCCTCCATGGCGGACTCCGCTACCTCCAGACCCTCGACCTCGCGCGATTCCGCCAATCTGTGAATGAACGCCAGTGGTTCTGCCAACATTTCCCCGAACTGATCAGACCGCTGCCTTGCCTCATGCCCCTCTACAGCCGCGGCCTCAAACGGCCCGCCCCGCTTCACGCCGCGCTTTGGCTCAACGATCAACTCGCCCGCCACCGCAATCACGACGTCCAGCCGCATCTTCATCTACCGGCCAGTCGTCTGCTGTCCGCTGACGAAACGATCAAGTGGTTTCCCCGCGTGGTTCGTCGCGGGCTGCAAGGCGGCGCGCTCTGGTACGACGCCGTCATGGTCAACTCCCAACGCGTGCTCATTGAGATGCTCCGCTGGGCCTGCGCCTGCGGCGCAACCGCACGCAACTACGTCAACGTCAAGCAGGTCATCACCGGTGTGCCCAACCGCCACACCCTTGTCGCCATTGACACCCGCACCGGCCAGCCCATCACGGTCCAGGCCCGCACCGTCATCAACTGCGCCGGCCCCGCCGTCGCCAACCTGCTTGAGCAGACCCTCGACACGCCGCCCGCGTTGTTCACGCCATCGCTCGCCTTCAACCTGTTGCTTGATCGTCCAGCCTTCTCCCGCGCCGCCGTCGCTGTGCAAGCGCCCGCTGTCGGCGCGCCGGTGCACTTCGTCCAACCCTGGCGTGGCCGACTGCTCGCCGGCACGGTGCACGTGCCCTGGCATGCCCGCAACAATTCCCGCCCGCACCCCACGCCCGCGCAGATTGCCGATTTCCTCAACGACCTCAACGCCGCCATCCCCGGCCTCGACCTCACCGCCATCGACGTTCGCCGCGTCTATGCCGGCCTGCTGCCGGCCGCACACCCCGCCGACGCCACCCTCGCCAATCGTCCCGTCATCCACGACCACGCCAACGACCGCCACGCCGCGCCCGGCTTCGTCACCGTCGTCGGCGTCAAGTTCACCACCGCCCGCCACGTCGCCGAGCATGCGCTTCGCTGCGCGTGGGCACACCTTGGCCAACTGCCTGACTATCAACCCCGTACCCAACGCCCGGTGAACCACCCACGCCTCGACCTGACCTGCCCCGAGCAACTGTTCCGGCATGATGACGCGTTCACTCGATACGAGCTGACGCGTATCGTCCGCGAAGAAGCCGTGGCGCACCTGGACGACCTGCTCCTGCGGCGAACTGACTGGGCAAGCGACGCCTCACACGAACACGAGCTCACACAACGCATCAGCGACCTGCTCACCGCCGCCGACTGCCCACTCCCTCGCGCCGCCTCCCAATAAAGCCCAGGGATGGCAATCCCTCGGTCGTCTCCAAAAACCCAAAATCATCCAATGCAACACAACGCACCCCAACCCCCTCGCACCGCCCTTGTCACCGGCGCCACCGGCTTCACTGGCGGCCACCTCGCACGCACCCTCGCCAATCGTGGCTGGTGCGTCCGCGCACTCGTCCGCGACAGCGATCGCGCCGCGCCTCTCCAACGCGACGGCATCGACACCATCGTCGGCAACCTCACTCATCGTGACGACGTCCGCCGCGCCGCCGCGGGCTGCACTCACATCTTCCACATTGCCGCCCTCTATCGCTCCGCCAAGCACCCCGACCGCGTCTACCACGACGTCAACGTCAACGGCACACGCCACGTCCTCGACGCGGCTCGCGAGCACAACGTCGCCCGCACCGTTCACTGCTCAACCGTCGGCGTCCACGGCGACATCGACCAACTCCCCGCCGACGAAAACGCCCCCTTCAAGCCAGGCGACATCTACCAGCAAACCAAGCTCGAAGCCGAGCTGCTCGCACGCGACGCTTTCAACGGCAATCAGCCCGGCTCGATCTTTCGGCCCGTCGGCATCTACGGCCCCGGCGACCTGCGGTTCCTCAAACTCTTCCGCATGATCCACACCGGCCGATTCCGAATGTTCGGCCAGGGCAACATCCACTACCACCTCACCTACATCAACGACCTCGTCGACGGCATCATCCTCTGCGGCACACACCCCGCCGCCCTCGGCCAAACCTACATCCTCGCCGGCCCACGCCACACCACCATCCGCGAACTCGCCGACCACGTCGCCCACGCCGTCGGCCGACCACCCACCAAAGGCTCACTGCCCCTCACGCCTCTCAAGCTCGCCGCCACCGCCTGCGAAATCCTCTGCCGACCTTTCAACATCGAACCGCCGCTGCACCATCGCCGCCTCGACTTCTTCACCAAGTCGCGCGGCTTCAGTGACGCCAAGGCCCGGCGCGAGCTCGGCTACCAACCCAAAGTCGACCTCCCCGAAGGCCTCACCCGCACCGCCGCCTGGTACTTCCAGCACAACTACCTCAAACCCAGCCGTCCCATCCCAATCAAGCCCACGGACGAGCGCAGCGATGCCGGGGGACCATCCAGCAGAACATCAACCACGCCCCCATCAACGACACCATCCGCGCCTTCAACCTATTCCGGACCCTTCCCATGACCGATCAATCCACCACGGCCACCACCACCCGCTCTTCCGACACGCTCGACCATGCGCCGCCGTCCACCAGCGACACAGACACCCACCTGCGCCAGGTCCTCCGCGATCAGCAGACCTCGGCCATGCAAAAATACATGTCGCTCACCGTCGGCTCGGACAGCCTCGCCCGACTGTTCCAATACGAACTGCTCACCACGACGCTCGGCCCCATGCCCGGTGCGATCGGCCTCTTCCTGCGACAAAAACTCTACCGCACCATGTTCGGCCACATCGGCCAAGGCGTCGTCATCGGCAAAAACGTCACCATCCGACACCCGCACCGGATCCACCTCGGCGACCGCGTCATCATCGACGAC encodes:
- a CDS encoding glycosyltransferase family 2 protein — translated: MIRPHTDLHRFDDRSDHRFHTAVHDGTSTPPDPAHHGQPVVVSIVIPLLDEAPNVEPLYLELKAMMDAQSIGYEVIFVDDGSRDATATRLRDIAGGDPRITILELTKRFGQSSAMAAGFARARGSVIVPMDGDCQNDPADIPRLVAKLDERPGWDIVSGWRKTRQDKLLSRRLPSIIANRLIRKLTWTPEVHDFGCSLKAYRRDVLEDVRLYGEMHRFLPAICRWRGARIAELVVNHRPRTAGTSKYGLKRTVKVLLDLLTIKFLGDYLTKPIYFFGKVAVVCMLITILATSLAVMQKFGHLTEHGEPVMLNSNVFLLFAMVMTLMAVLFVMMGVLSELLVRIYHESHGLTPFKVRRITHGAPPTTTPPSDP
- the asnB gene encoding asparagine synthase (glutamine-hydrolyzing), which produces MCGIAGIAPFTADVHPDMAQLHAMCHAMHHRGPDDLGVEIRDRVALGMRRLSIIDLATGQQPITNETNSVRVIFNGEIYNYPQLRQALQSQGHHFKTNSDTEVLVHLYEQHGHNLPEHLNGMFAFALHDHDRQRLLLVRDHLGIKPLYYSLDRHRLVFGSEVKVLLASNLIKRELDLDALGQLLAWEYIPAPQTLLTTVRKLEPGCLLDVDLNTGHAKQHRYWDVPIQPADRATLSSHHWADAVDCHIAQAVQRQLISDVPLGAFLSGGVDSSLVAAHMGAHAQTFSIGFNDPTYNELDWAKRVADHLNLDHDYETIAPNVVDLFDRLMPSMDDPIGDFSIFPTYLVSQHARKHVTVALTGDGGDELFGGYETYLAQAKAKQWQRIPVMLRKSILEPTIRAVPPSPQKKGLRNKAKRFVEGFEHDDTLGHARWRLFAGSATRRKLFQPDALAQLTTPPGEHIERLMQQADGADELDKALYVDIKSYLADNCLVKMDRMSMTASLEARVPLLDKDLVELAFAMPSNLKVAGGQTKALLKSVAARHVPPRCVYRPKEGFSIPIKHWLKREFRPLMEDMLAPDRIREQGIFDASTIERLKHEHLTDRANHSHLLWTLIVFHDWRQRWQV
- a CDS encoding NAD-dependent epimerase/dehydratase family protein, translating into MHLLITGATGFLGQHVVQTALARGHHVRALIRPAASFHHPSNTNLTLARHDLRNPQGLVDHLENIDAVLHLAAAKVGSYYTQMASTVVATENLLAAMHAADVDRLVLISSFTVYDYLAIPSRSGRGVLDENSPLESEPARRDDYCRTKLWQERLVREAVDTHNLRATILRPGVVYAEPEHLWTDRLGVRVGRTWFAIGSRARLPLTHADHCAHAIVRAAERDAAVGQTINLVDDNPPTQRRYRRALRPRMQPRIIPINWTLMRAFAWSLDMLDRRLFQGELRLPAIVRRRALHARCRPLQYPNRRARDLLDWHAPARWQTATAPTLTQQPPEAHDVPPWASPLTPKTETTND
- a CDS encoding metal-dependent hydrolase, which encodes MPSPIAHVGLAFFARPFLARHPAAHALSRPRRWAFYALISFALIAPDLDFALAFIFTHPLHDHGTYMHSLFAAILFAPLFAFIAYPLLQRSIPRLTLALVGFAAYSSHLLLDLFTPGRGIMLAWPVTTERFASPVPLFFGAHHSQLWAFHLHLITLLTELIFVALVGLTAHYLSPRPHQPPKQRPTSQRNSEFPSLPSTRNQKPKTRNP
- a CDS encoding glycosyltransferase family 4 protein, which gives rise to MKALVIAPQPFFTPRGTPFSVYYRTMVMAEQGVHIDLLTYGQGQDVNLPNLRIYRIPRFNFLGQPPIGPSMLKAFYDLFMILRTITLMITRRYDFVHAHEEAVFWCRYLKPLLRFKLVYDMHSSLPQQLTNFSFTRSRLLIAIFKHLEDTALRHSDAVITICPDLATYALAQGVPPDAHFLIENSIFDPIQTTTKPTDVAQRIRGTDAQNATPPAPRIVYAGTFETYQGLDILLDAFARVRNDRPDAQLLIVGGTPQQVAAYRQHADTLGLNGACQFTGQVPKHTARELLDTADIMVSPRREGTNTPLKIYEQLASGKPLVATNIWSHTQVLNDDVCFLVDPDATAMAQGLLTALNDPVQSQQRARAARHLYETAYARSAYDRKIQNLLTHLTNKQSD
- a CDS encoding glycosyltransferase family 4 protein; the protein is MPLAYLTGEYPRATDTFVQREIAHLRALGRTVHTFAARRPDPHEIVGPEQQAERDNTTYLVPPQPIHLITSHFTMLARAPRRYLATLRLAWRTAPPGLRDTVYQLLYFAEAATLARHLQQRKIQHLHNHFANSSCTVAMLAAALADIPFSFTMHGPAIFFEPRRWRIDEKIRRARFVACISHFCRSQAMIFAPPDTWPRLHIVHCGVDPQQFTPVRHTAPGRRLLFVGRLAAVKGIPVLFHAMQAIVRRCPDAQLTLAGDGRERPQLEQHARDLGLTAHVRFVGYQSQANVRDLLHHTDVFVLPSFAEGVPVVLMEAMATAVPVVATRIAGVAELVVDNTVGYLVNPGCPDTLADRVVDLLTDPDKRQRMGDAGRAIVQRDFNIGTEATRLHHLFNNATADVTTTKSKPTVSHRGPAPAPQ
- a CDS encoding glycosyltransferase family 2 protein, which encodes MTPSTHHYCLITPCRDESAYARRTLESVTRQSIPPALWVIVDDGSTDATPDILADYASRFDYIRILRRDGSTQRRVGPGVVDAFYAGLDTINLDRFPFLCKLDLDLDLPPRYFEILIDRMYANPRLGTCSGKPYFPAPTNRDKSFAGPLISEACGDEMSVGMTKFYRTTCFKQINGFVRSVMWDGIDCHRCRMLGWIARSWDEPDLRFIHLRPMGASHRGILTGRARHGQGQYFMGTDPLYMLASATYRMTRRPYILGGAAMLVGYTHAMLTRHPRYDDPTFRRFLRNYQRQCLIKGKQTATQTLTPPPQ